The following coding sequences lie in one Polynucleobacter necessarius genomic window:
- the thiD gene encoding bifunctional hydroxymethylpyrimidine kinase/phosphomethylpyrimidine kinase: protein MKSLLPTSVQIPKVLTIAGSDSGGGAGLQADLKVITALGGFGMSVITAITAQNTMGVTRIQDVDLEVVEAQIDAVLLDIGADIVKVGMLASPEIVHVVASTLRKHDVKRIVLDPVLRATSGASLGGDDTAQAMIVELFPIATVVTPNLDEASLLLGRDINGPQDFTSAAQELLDMGPQAVLIKGGHLDRTHTQLTDFFNVAHY from the coding sequence ATGAAATCACTTCTTCCCACTTCTGTGCAGATCCCCAAAGTATTGACCATCGCTGGGTCCGATAGTGGCGGCGGGGCGGGGCTTCAGGCTGACCTGAAGGTAATTACGGCATTGGGCGGTTTTGGGATGTCGGTGATCACTGCGATTACTGCTCAAAATACAATGGGCGTAACTCGCATCCAAGATGTTGACTTAGAGGTGGTGGAAGCACAAATTGATGCTGTTTTGTTAGATATTGGCGCTGATATTGTCAAGGTTGGCATGTTAGCTAGTCCAGAAATTGTCCATGTGGTTGCAAGCACTTTGCGCAAACATGACGTCAAACGCATCGTCCTTGACCCAGTTTTGCGAGCAACTTCTGGCGCCAGTTTAGGAGGCGATGACACTGCCCAAGCCATGATTGTTGAACTTTTTCCAATTGCAACAGTAGTGACACCCAATTTAGACGAAGCATCTTTATTGTTGGGTCGTGATATCAATGGACCGCAAGACTTTACATCTGCTGCGCAAGAGTTGTTAGATATGGGTCCTCAAGCAGTCCTAATTAAAGGGGGGCATTTAGATAGGACGCATACCCAGCTTACTGATTTTTTTAATGTGGCGCACTATTGA
- the thiS gene encoding sulfur carrier protein ThiS, whose product MRVIVNQVAYELPSHSVITDALSLINAKPPYAVAVNLNFVPKTQYAEYTLHENDQIEVIAPVTGG is encoded by the coding sequence ATGCGCGTAATCGTCAACCAAGTTGCATACGAGCTACCAAGTCACAGCGTCATTACTGATGCGCTCTCGCTGATTAATGCAAAACCCCCTTATGCAGTCGCCGTGAATCTGAACTTTGTACCCAAAACCCAGTATGCGGAATATACCCTGCATGAGAACGATCAAATTGAAGTCATTGCCCCAGTGACTGGTGGCTAA
- a CDS encoding thiazole synthase — protein sequence MTAPLPNNLSSADALVLYGESFASRLLLGTSRYPSPQVLENAVNTANPAMITVSLRRQGTSTTEAHSGFWDLLKKIAIPVLPNTAGCHSPQEVITTAQMAREVFESDWIKLELIGDDYTLQPDTLRLVQTAETLIKDGFKVLPYCTEDLILCQRLVDVGCQAIMPWAAPIGTGQGPLNPYAMKLLRDRIRVPLIVDAGLGLPSHACTVMEWGFDGVLLNTAVALANDPVAMAKAFATAVGAGRTAYLSGAMQPQASAQASTPLVGTPFWHQS from the coding sequence ATGACAGCTCCGTTACCAAATAATCTCAGCAGTGCTGATGCGCTAGTCCTGTATGGTGAGAGTTTTGCCAGTCGCTTGTTACTAGGTACTTCACGCTACCCATCACCACAGGTTTTAGAAAATGCTGTAAATACAGCAAACCCGGCGATGATTACGGTGAGCTTGCGCCGTCAAGGCACGAGCACGACTGAGGCGCATAGCGGCTTTTGGGATTTACTTAAGAAAATAGCTATACCAGTATTGCCCAACACTGCAGGTTGCCATAGCCCTCAAGAAGTAATCACTACTGCGCAAATGGCAAGAGAAGTTTTTGAGAGCGATTGGATTAAGCTCGAGTTGATTGGCGATGACTATACATTGCAACCAGATACTCTGCGCCTTGTGCAAACCGCCGAGACATTAATTAAAGATGGTTTTAAGGTATTGCCATATTGCACTGAGGATTTAATTTTGTGTCAGCGCTTAGTGGATGTCGGTTGCCAAGCGATCATGCCTTGGGCTGCTCCTATTGGTACCGGTCAGGGGCCCTTAAATCCTTATGCCATGAAACTATTGCGCGATCGCATTCGGGTGCCGCTGATTGTGGATGCTGGATTAGGCCTACCCTCTCACGCTTGCACAGTGATGGAATGGGGCTTTGATGGCGTCCTTCTCAATACCGCTGTAGCACTTGCCAATGATCCCGTTGCTATGGCTAAAGCCTTCGCTACGGCTGTGGGTGCTGGTCGAACTGCTTACCTCTCCGGTGCTATGCAGCCCCAAGCATCAGCCCAAGCCAGCACTCCATTAGTTGGTACTCCATTTTGGCACCAGTCATAA
- a CDS encoding peptidase U32 family protein has product MKKIPELLAPAGSLQMLQTAFDFGADAIYAGQPRYSLRVRNNDFGKIEVLKQGIDTAHNLGKKFYLVSNLLPHGAKTRTYIKDMSPVVALKPDALIMSDPGLIMMAREAWPDMPIHLSVQANTVNGASAKFWRSVGISRVILSRELSFDEIEEVRQDCHEMELEVFVHGALCIAYSGRCLLSGYMSHRDSNQGACTNACRWDYKVKPGQQVSSGDVVLLQEARRPDELMPMEEDEHGTYIMNSKDLRAIKHIERLTAMGVDSFKIEGRTKSPYYVSRTCQAYRAAIDDAVAGRPFNTALLGNLEGLANRGYTDGFYERHHDKEYQLYMRGHSLSGRSLYVGETLDIDKTSGRVKVEVKNRFSVGDKLEIIEPHGNQDLVLDAMWNMSGEPIDVAPGSGHVVWIKAPFKGNKAYIARYTHEPAPVETASACSSGESCCNA; this is encoded by the coding sequence ATGAAGAAGATCCCTGAACTCCTAGCGCCTGCTGGCAGCCTACAAATGCTCCAAACTGCTTTTGATTTTGGAGCAGATGCCATTTATGCAGGTCAGCCCCGCTATTCTTTACGAGTTCGCAATAATGACTTTGGCAAGATTGAAGTATTAAAACAAGGAATCGATACTGCCCACAATTTGGGCAAGAAGTTTTATTTAGTCTCCAACTTATTGCCTCATGGTGCCAAAACACGCACCTATATAAAAGATATGTCTCCTGTGGTGGCTCTAAAACCTGATGCTCTGATCATGTCTGATCCAGGTTTAATCATGATGGCTAGAGAAGCATGGCCAGATATGCCGATCCATTTATCTGTGCAAGCCAATACAGTAAACGGTGCCTCTGCTAAGTTTTGGCGCTCAGTAGGCATTAGTCGCGTGATTTTGTCTCGTGAACTATCTTTTGATGAGATTGAAGAAGTTCGTCAAGACTGCCATGAAATGGAATTGGAAGTATTTGTCCATGGTGCTCTGTGTATTGCCTACTCTGGTAGATGTTTGCTTTCTGGCTACATGTCTCACCGCGATTCGAATCAAGGGGCTTGCACCAATGCTTGTCGCTGGGATTACAAGGTAAAGCCCGGTCAACAGGTGTCTAGCGGTGATGTTGTACTCCTTCAAGAGGCTCGTCGTCCCGATGAATTAATGCCGATGGAAGAAGATGAACACGGTACCTACATCATGAATTCCAAAGATTTACGCGCCATTAAACATATTGAGCGTTTAACAGCAATGGGTGTTGACTCTTTCAAAATTGAAGGTCGCACCAAGTCACCTTATTACGTCTCTCGTACCTGCCAAGCTTATCGCGCTGCAATTGATGATGCCGTTGCTGGAAGACCCTTTAACACTGCTTTGCTTGGCAATCTAGAAGGGCTTGCAAACCGTGGTTATACCGACGGCTTTTACGAGCGTCACCACGATAAGGAGTATCAGCTCTATATGCGAGGTCACTCACTCTCTGGAAGAAGTCTTTATGTGGGCGAGACTCTCGACATTGATAAAACGTCTGGTCGCGTGAAGGTAGAGGTAAAAAATCGTTTTTCAGTTGGCGATAAACTGGAAATAATTGAGCCCCATGGAAACCAAGATCTTGTTCTCGATGCCATGTGGAATATGAGTGGTGAGCCAATTGATGTTGCGCCTGGTTCTGGGCATGTCGTATGGATTAAAGCCCCCTTTAAAGGGAATAAAGCTTATATTGCCCGCTATACCCATGAACCAGCTCCGGTAGAAACTGCCAGCGCATGCTCTAGCGGCGAATCTTGCTGCAACGCCTAA
- a CDS encoding bifunctional hydroxymethylpyrimidine kinase/phosphomethylpyrimidine kinase, with the protein MWRTIEDGLEVVQFKEYKHYRVNTVNTHGTGCSLASAIATYLADGHDLQHAVAKAIAYVQAGLEAGRFLSIGEGPGPLWHMHDFYSTVLLDENKNS; encoded by the coding sequence ATGTGGCGCACTATTGAAGATGGGCTTGAGGTAGTGCAGTTTAAAGAGTATAAGCATTACCGCGTTAATACAGTGAATACGCATGGCACTGGTTGCTCTTTGGCTTCCGCTATTGCCACCTATTTAGCTGATGGGCATGATCTGCAGCATGCCGTAGCAAAAGCCATTGCTTATGTGCAAGCAGGCCTTGAAGCGGGGCGGTTCCTTAGTATTGGTGAGGGTCCTGGGCCGTTGTGGCATATGCATGATTTCTATTCAACAGTTTTGTTGGATGAAAACAAGAATTCTTAA
- a CDS encoding thiamine phosphate synthase: protein MSLIRDLADQIVNAHRNDDLCIPIPQFSLSSPPPRIDNEAATDHYELAGALAAIEMGFIESDAKVLGKAWSRMTLQDGGFNPFKWPSRPEHFDLLPWTRNMNPNAFKECPKRLGLYGVMPDADWVKRMVDAQIPTVQLRFKSEDSYKIRKQVREAVKATEGSKTLLFINDFFINDYWQEAIDAQAYGVHLGQEDLATADLGQIREAGLRLGLSTHGYAELVIADRFCPSYIAMGAVFPTNLKKMPTAPQGLGRLYQYAKLMSHYPLVAIGGIDQDSIHAVAKSGVGSVAVVRAITQAKDPKAAVKLLQELMQA, encoded by the coding sequence ATGAGCCTGATTCGAGACCTCGCCGATCAAATTGTGAATGCCCATCGCAATGATGATTTATGCATTCCGATTCCGCAGTTCTCGCTCAGCTCTCCCCCACCCCGAATTGACAATGAAGCTGCTACCGATCACTACGAGTTAGCGGGAGCCTTGGCTGCTATTGAAATGGGTTTTATCGAATCCGATGCTAAGGTGCTCGGTAAGGCATGGTCACGCATGACACTGCAGGATGGGGGCTTTAATCCTTTTAAGTGGCCCAGTAGACCAGAGCATTTTGACTTGCTCCCCTGGACTCGCAATATGAACCCTAATGCATTCAAAGAGTGTCCTAAGCGCTTAGGTTTGTATGGCGTGATGCCTGACGCCGATTGGGTAAAACGCATGGTTGATGCTCAGATTCCTACAGTTCAATTACGCTTTAAATCAGAGGACAGCTACAAAATCAGAAAGCAGGTGCGCGAGGCCGTTAAAGCAACTGAAGGAAGCAAAACCCTTCTTTTTATCAACGACTTTTTTATCAACGACTATTGGCAAGAAGCGATTGATGCACAGGCTTATGGCGTTCACTTGGGACAAGAAGACTTAGCTACCGCTGACCTTGGGCAGATTCGTGAAGCGGGTCTGCGACTTGGCTTAAGCACTCATGGCTATGCTGAGCTTGTTATTGCGGATCGTTTTTGTCCTAGCTACATAGCGATGGGTGCTGTATTTCCCACCAATCTCAAAAAAATGCCCACGGCACCTCAAGGACTTGGACGTCTCTATCAATATGCCAAGCTCATGAGCCATTACCCTTTGGTGGCAATTGGCGGAATAGATCAGGATAGTATTCATGCTGTTGCTAAGAGTGGTGTTGGTTCAGTAGCAGTTGTACGCGCCATTACTCAAGCAAAAGATCCCAAGGCGGCAGTCAAGCTTTTGCAAGAATTAATGCAAGCTTAA